The Pseudomonas baetica genome includes a region encoding these proteins:
- the pgl gene encoding 6-phosphogluconolactonase translates to MAISDVKLPAGVNAHEFKSPVLLAEGLALNVAKQLTDAIAARGNAVLVVSGGRSPVAFFQHLAKQELDWSKVVVTLADERWVPVEHADSNAGLLKQYLLKGPAAKAQFLSLYSAAANVEQAAEQADRLLAELPPIDVLVLGMGDDGHTASLFPDSPNLAEALQADGTRRCWPMLAPSVPRQRLTMSRALLASAKHKILSISGQSKLTTLNAALASDVAAMPVRAFLQPTLEIYWCP, encoded by the coding sequence ATGGCGATATCTGATGTGAAACTGCCGGCGGGCGTAAATGCCCACGAATTCAAGAGCCCGGTGCTGTTGGCCGAAGGTCTGGCGCTGAACGTGGCCAAGCAACTGACTGATGCGATTGCAGCACGCGGCAACGCGGTGCTGGTGGTGTCTGGCGGTCGCAGCCCGGTGGCGTTTTTCCAGCACCTGGCCAAGCAGGAACTGGACTGGTCGAAGGTCGTCGTGACCCTCGCCGACGAGCGTTGGGTGCCGGTCGAGCACGCCGACAGCAATGCCGGTTTGCTCAAGCAGTATCTGCTCAAAGGCCCGGCGGCCAAGGCACAGTTCCTCAGCCTCTATAGCGCGGCGGCCAACGTCGAGCAGGCTGCTGAACAGGCTGATCGCTTGCTCGCCGAATTGCCGCCGATTGACGTGCTGGTGTTGGGCATGGGCGATGACGGCCACACGGCTTCGCTGTTCCCCGACAGCCCTAACCTCGCCGAAGCGCTGCAAGCCGACGGCACGCGCCGTTGCTGGCCGATGCTGGCACCGAGTGTGCCGCGTCAGCGCCTGACCATGAGCCGTGCGCTGCTGGCCTCGGCCAAACACAAGATTCTGTCGATTTCCGGTCAATCGAAACTGACCACCCTGAATGCCGCACTGGCATCCGACGTCGCTGCCATGCCGGTGCGCGCGTTTCTGCAACCTACGTTAGAGATTTACTGGTGCCCATGA
- a CDS encoding bifunctional 4-hydroxy-2-oxoglutarate aldolase/2-dehydro-3-deoxy-phosphogluconate aldolase, producing the protein MTTPSPTVSMADKVALIDSLCAKARILPVITIAREQDVLPLADALAAGGLTALEVTLRSQFGLKAIQILRDQRPELMTGAGTVLDRNMLAAAEAAGSQFIVTPGITRDLLEASVDSPIPLLPGISNASGIMEGYGLGYRRFKLFPAEVSGGVAAIKALGGPFGEVKFCPTGGVGPANIKSYMALKNVMCVGGSWMLDPEWIKNGDWARIQECTAEALALLD; encoded by the coding sequence ATGACAACCCCATCCCCGACCGTTTCCATGGCGGACAAAGTTGCCCTGATCGACAGCCTCTGCGCCAAGGCGCGAATCCTGCCGGTGATTACCATCGCCCGTGAACAGGACGTGCTGCCACTGGCCGACGCTCTGGCCGCCGGTGGCCTGACCGCGCTGGAAGTGACGCTGCGTTCGCAGTTCGGCCTCAAGGCGATTCAGATCCTGCGCGACCAGCGTCCGGAACTGATGACCGGTGCCGGCACCGTGCTTGATCGCAACATGCTCGCAGCGGCCGAAGCGGCGGGTTCGCAATTCATCGTCACTCCGGGCATCACCCGTGACCTGCTCGAAGCCAGCGTCGACAGCCCGATTCCGCTGTTGCCGGGGATCAGCAACGCCTCGGGCATCATGGAAGGCTACGGTCTGGGTTATCGCCGCTTCAAGCTGTTCCCGGCTGAAGTCAGCGGTGGCGTGGCAGCGATCAAGGCCCTCGGCGGTCCGTTTGGCGAAGTGAAATTCTGCCCGACCGGCGGCGTCGGACCGGCCAATATCAAAAGCTACATGGCGCTGAAAAACGTCATGTGCGTGGGCGGTAGCTGGATGCTTGATCCGGAGTGGATCAAGAACGGCGACTGGGCCCGCATTCAGGAATGCACCGCCGAGGCGCTGGCGCTGCTGGACTGA
- a CDS encoding intradiol ring-cleavage dioxygenase: protein MDRDPASPSPQPVYQLAPEQIAGPYFRNPKLLRRNISEGAEGLPLILRLTIVDAMTGEPVSGALVDIWHCNARGAYSGWSRLNPDLEVDAEAIGSIPRTDDDTYLRGSQFCDHKGRARFTTIYPGFYAGRALHIHVAVRIVTGSEYLEERYVAWVGQLYFPEVVSRSVLNAKAYRGRASLPLNNAEDSFYAGMAGEASTLSVWPIGRDSHEDGYFGHLTIGIDTFAVSSQIKPEDFDKYTV from the coding sequence ATGGATCGAGATCCTGCATCACCATCGCCGCAACCGGTGTATCAACTCGCCCCGGAGCAAATTGCCGGGCCGTATTTCCGTAATCCCAAACTGTTGCGGCGCAATATCAGCGAAGGCGCTGAGGGCTTGCCGCTGATCTTGCGTCTGACCATCGTCGATGCCATGACCGGCGAGCCGGTGAGCGGCGCACTGGTCGATATCTGGCATTGCAATGCAAGAGGGGCTTATTCGGGCTGGAGCCGGCTCAATCCGGATCTGGAGGTCGATGCCGAGGCCATCGGCTCGATCCCGCGCACCGACGACGATACTTACCTGCGCGGCAGCCAGTTCTGTGATCACAAGGGGCGCGCGCGGTTCACCACGATCTATCCCGGGTTTTACGCGGGCCGCGCCTTGCATATTCATGTGGCGGTGCGCATCGTTACCGGCAGCGAATACCTGGAAGAGCGCTACGTGGCCTGGGTTGGCCAGTTGTATTTTCCCGAGGTGGTGTCACGTTCGGTGCTCAATGCCAAAGCCTATCGTGGTCGAGCGTCCTTGCCGTTGAACAACGCCGAAGACAGCTTCTACGCCGGCATGGCCGGCGAGGCTTCGACTCTGTCGGTCTGGCCGATCGGCCGCGACTCTCACGAGGACGGCTACTTCGGCCACCTGACCATTGGCATCGATACGTTCGCAGTGTCGTCGCAGATCAAACCCGAGGACTTCGACAAGTACACCGTCTAA
- a CDS encoding aminotransferase class V-fold PLP-dependent enzyme yields MPDNTRRARDEAFWQTFADRYDVQPGPVNLENGYFGRMSRTVIEEYQRNIELINTSNSVYVRQRFEQHDSLDIRAQLAELIGVRAQSVAFTRNATEGLQSLIRNYNRLQPGDQVLICDLEYDTVKGAMRWLAHHRGAEVIEISHAHPASFDSLLDTYREAFIGHPKLKLMALTHVTHRTGLVMPVQAIAALAKEHGIDIILDGAHALGQIEFDLEALGIAFAGYNLHKWIGAPLTLGFLYISPQRLADIDPDMGEMHYPGNDIRARTSYSTPNIPALMTLPLVFEEHRSLGGAAAKGARLNYLRNLWVSAVRHLPGIEVMTPDDPRLYCGITSMRFTRRDDQQAMAERLLNDYNLFSVVRTGAACGPCIRITPGLTTTAADMQLLTRALNELR; encoded by the coding sequence ATGCCCGACAACACCCGCCGTGCCCGTGATGAAGCTTTCTGGCAAACCTTCGCCGACCGCTACGACGTTCAACCCGGCCCCGTAAATCTGGAAAATGGTTACTTCGGGCGCATGTCGCGCACGGTGATCGAGGAGTATCAGCGCAACATCGAACTGATCAACACCAGCAATTCGGTGTATGTGCGTCAGCGCTTCGAACAGCACGATAGCCTCGATATTCGCGCACAGCTTGCCGAGTTGATCGGCGTACGCGCGCAGAGCGTGGCCTTCACCCGCAATGCCACCGAAGGCCTGCAGTCGTTGATCCGCAATTACAACCGCCTGCAACCGGGCGATCAGGTGCTGATCTGCGACCTCGAGTACGACACGGTCAAGGGCGCCATGCGCTGGCTGGCGCATCATCGCGGGGCGGAGGTGATCGAGATCAGCCACGCGCATCCGGCCAGTTTCGACAGCCTGCTCGATACTTATCGTGAAGCGTTCATCGGCCACCCGAAACTCAAACTGATGGCCCTGACCCACGTCACCCACCGCACCGGTCTGGTGATGCCGGTACAGGCCATCGCCGCGCTGGCCAAGGAACATGGCATCGACATCATTCTCGATGGTGCCCACGCACTGGGCCAGATCGAGTTCGACCTCGAAGCGCTGGGCATCGCGTTCGCCGGTTACAACCTGCACAAGTGGATCGGCGCACCGCTGACCCTTGGCTTCCTCTACATCTCGCCGCAGCGTCTGGCCGACATCGACCCGGACATGGGTGAAATGCACTATCCGGGCAACGACATCCGCGCACGCACCTCGTACAGCACGCCAAACATTCCGGCGCTGATGACGCTGCCGCTGGTGTTCGAGGAACACCGATCACTCGGCGGCGCCGCAGCCAAAGGCGCGCGGCTCAATTACCTGCGCAATTTGTGGGTCAGTGCTGTACGGCATCTGCCGGGCATCGAGGTGATGACCCCGGATGATCCGCGACTGTACTGCGGCATCACCTCGATGCGCTTTACGCGCCGCGATGATCAACAGGCAATGGCCGAGCGCCTGCTCAACGACTACAACCTGTTCAGCGTGGTGCGCACCGGCGCGGCGTGCGGGCCTTGCATCCGCATTACACCGGGACTGACCACTACCGCCGCTGACATGCAGTTGTTGACCCGCGCGCTCAACGAGCTGCGTTAG
- a CDS encoding DUF3820 family protein has protein sequence MNPEKLELLITREMPFGKYKGRIIADLPGPYLNWFAREGFPHGELGGLLALMQEIDHNGLSDLLEPLRAKHGKPAPRH, from the coding sequence ATGAACCCTGAAAAACTCGAACTGCTGATCACCCGCGAAATGCCCTTCGGCAAATACAAAGGACGGATCATTGCCGACCTGCCGGGTCCTTATCTGAACTGGTTTGCCCGCGAAGGTTTTCCGCATGGCGAACTGGGTGGCTTGCTCGCGCTGATGCAGGAAATCGATCACAACGGCCTCTCGGATTTGCTCGAACCGCTGCGCGCCAAACATGGCAAACCCGCCCCGCGCCACTGA